The Lagenorhynchus albirostris chromosome 6, mLagAlb1.1, whole genome shotgun sequence genome includes a window with the following:
- the LOC132521723 gene encoding pancreatic progenitor cell differentiation and proliferation factor-like → MRGHRRGFHQPTSKSMAAIPSSSSCMATHNYYQHRLGSTSSNSSCGSAEYPGEGIPHHPGLPRADPGHWWASFFFGKSTLPFMATVLESPEHSEPAQASTGMITCDLAQEAMGKQQPGGQPGQTNYRPPS, encoded by the coding sequence ATGCGGGGTCACCGCCGAGGTTTCCACCAGCCCACAAGCAAGAGCATGGCAGCCATCCCCTCCAGCAGCTCGTGCATGGCCACCCACAACTACTACCAGCACCGCCTGGGCTCCACTTCCAGTAACAGCTCCTGTGGAAGTGCCGAGTACCCTGGGGAAGGCATCCCCCACCACCCCGGTCTCCCCAGAGCTGACCCGGGACACTGGTGGGCTAGCTTCTTTTTTGGGAAGTCCACTCTCCCATTCATGGCCACAGTGTTAGAGTCCCCAGAGCACTCAGAACCAGCTCAGGCCTCCACTGGCATGATCACCTGTGACCTGGCTCAGGAAGCCATGGGGAAGCAGCAGCCTGGCGGCCAGCCTGGCCAAACCAACTACAGGCCCCCGTCCTGA